In a genomic window of Mycobacteriales bacterium:
- the serB gene encoding phosphoserine phosphatase SerB produces MNATRTTLLITLTGRDRPGVTSRLFGALTGHELSVLDIEQVVIRGRLILGVLCASDGPPDLTAIHRKVSALAADLGLDAEITTGSRDTPHRRGRLHVSLLGSPLSPAAINAITGRIAASGANIDRITRLAQDPVTCLELDVSGADPATLRSELSREAVQQHVDVAVQRGGLQRRAMRLIVMDVDSTLIQDEVIDLLADRAGCAPEVAKVTEATMRGDLDFEGSLRERVALLAGLSDDVLADVRHALRLTPGARTLIRTLKRLGYRCGIVSGGFTQIIDPLAAELGIDYVAANVLETADGKLTGRVSGPVIDRAGKAAALGRFADLAGVPLSQTVAVGDGANDLDMIAAAGLGVAFNAKPVVRDAADTALSLPYLDTVLYLLGISSDEVEAADTEA; encoded by the coding sequence ATGAATGCCACGCGGACGACGCTGCTGATCACTCTGACCGGGCGGGACCGCCCCGGAGTCACCTCCCGCCTGTTCGGCGCGCTGACCGGGCACGAGCTGAGCGTGCTGGACATCGAGCAGGTGGTCATCCGGGGCCGCCTGATCCTCGGTGTGCTGTGCGCCTCGGACGGCCCGCCCGACCTGACCGCCATCCACCGGAAGGTCAGCGCACTGGCCGCCGATCTCGGCCTCGACGCCGAGATCACCACCGGCTCCCGGGATACGCCGCACCGGCGCGGGCGGCTGCACGTCTCCCTGCTCGGCAGCCCGCTGTCCCCGGCCGCGATCAACGCCATCACCGGCCGGATCGCGGCCAGCGGGGCCAACATCGACCGGATCACCCGGCTGGCTCAGGACCCGGTGACCTGCCTGGAGCTGGACGTCTCCGGAGCCGACCCGGCCACCCTGCGGTCCGAACTGTCCCGGGAGGCGGTCCAGCAGCACGTCGACGTGGCCGTGCAGCGCGGCGGCCTGCAGCGGCGGGCCATGCGGCTGATCGTGATGGACGTGGACTCCACCCTCATCCAGGACGAGGTCATCGACCTGCTGGCCGACCGGGCCGGATGCGCGCCCGAGGTGGCCAAGGTGACCGAAGCAACCATGCGCGGTGACCTCGATTTCGAGGGGTCGCTGCGGGAGCGGGTGGCCCTGCTGGCCGGGCTGAGCGACGACGTGCTGGCCGACGTGCGGCACGCGCTCCGGCTCACCCCCGGGGCCCGCACGCTGATCCGGACGCTGAAGCGGCTGGGCTACCGATGCGGGATCGTCAGCGGCGGGTTCACCCAGATCATCGACCCGCTGGCCGCCGAGCTGGGCATCGACTACGTGGCCGCCAACGTACTGGAGACCGCGGACGGCAAGCTGACCGGCCGGGTGTCCGGCCCGGTCATCGACCGCGCGGGCAAGGCGGCCGCGCTGGGCCGGTTCGCCGACCTGGCCGGGGTGCCGCTCAGCCAGACCGTCGCGGTCGGGGACGGCGCCAACGACCTGGACATGATCGCGGCGGCCGGGCTGGGGGTGGCGTTCAACGCCAAGCCGGTGGTCCGGGACGCGGCCGACACCGCGCTGAGCCTGCCCTACCTGGACACCGTGCTGTACCTGCTCGGCATCTCCAGCGACGAGGTGGAG
- a CDS encoding S-adenosylmethionine:tRNA ribosyltransferase-isomerase encodes MSIEFTLPSDLEAHDPPESRGTPRDGVRMMVSQGTTGEISHHRFGELPGLLRPGDLIVVNTSGTLPAEVAAIPAEPSGPRLAGAEPSGPRLAVHFSTAWPDGGWLVELRSITGPATVPDPGGAPGDTIVLPGGARLTLDDRLTGRLWRARLSTAVVPYLLRHGVPIRYSYVQQEWPLDAYQTVFATRPGSAEMPSASRPFSPEVVTRLVARGITFAPLTLDTGVSSLEGDEEPYPEPFDVPPATARLVNLTRRTGGRVIAAGTTVVRALETAARAEPAGDGLVAAAAGWTSHIVTPEVPLLAADGLLTGLHEPRSSHLRMLAAFAGPQLLSRCYQAAIDQRYLWHEFGDVHLLLP; translated from the coding sequence ATGAGCATCGAATTCACCCTGCCTTCGGACCTGGAGGCCCACGACCCGCCGGAGTCCCGCGGCACCCCGCGGGACGGAGTCCGGATGATGGTCAGCCAGGGCACCACCGGCGAGATCAGCCACCATCGGTTCGGCGAACTACCCGGCCTGCTGCGACCCGGCGACCTGATCGTGGTCAACACCTCGGGCACCCTGCCCGCCGAGGTCGCCGCGATCCCGGCCGAGCCCTCCGGTCCCCGGCTGGCCGGCGCCGAGCCCTCCGGCCCCCGGCTGGCGGTGCACTTCTCCACCGCCTGGCCGGACGGCGGCTGGCTGGTCGAGCTGCGCTCGATCACCGGGCCGGCCACGGTCCCGGATCCGGGCGGCGCGCCCGGGGACACGATCGTGCTGCCCGGCGGCGCCCGGCTGACCCTGGACGACCGGCTCACCGGCCGCCTGTGGCGGGCCCGGCTCTCCACCGCGGTGGTGCCGTACCTGCTCCGGCACGGGGTGCCGATCCGGTACTCCTACGTGCAGCAGGAATGGCCGCTGGACGCCTACCAGACGGTGTTCGCGACCCGGCCGGGCAGCGCCGAGATGCCCAGCGCCAGCCGTCCGTTCTCCCCCGAGGTGGTGACCCGGCTGGTCGCCCGGGGGATCACGTTCGCCCCGCTGACCCTGGACACCGGGGTGTCCTCGCTGGAGGGCGACGAGGAGCCGTACCCGGAGCCGTTCGACGTCCCGCCCGCCACCGCCCGGCTGGTCAACCTGACCCGGCGGACCGGGGGCCGGGTCATCGCGGCCGGGACCACCGTGGTCCGCGCGCTGGAGACCGCGGCCCGGGCCGAGCCGGCCGGGGACGGCCTGGTCGCGGCGGCGGCCGGCTGGACCAGCCACATCGTCACCCCGGAGGTCCCCCTGCTCGCCGCCGACGGCCTGCTCACCGGCCTGCACGAGCCACGCTCGTCGCACCTGCGCATGCTGGCCGCGTTCGCCGGCCCGCAGCTGCTCAGCCGCTGCTACCAGGCCGCCATCGACCAGCGCTACCTGTGGCACGAGTTCGGCGACGTTCACCTCCTGCTGCCCTGA
- a CDS encoding SDR family NAD(P)-dependent oxidoreductase, producing MDSHRATTRTGRPSPSDPSDRPRTAIVTGASCGLGHALATGLAAVGHPLVIDARDGAELETARAAIQDAGAGIRVIAVRGDVRDPAHRDALVQAADQLGGACLLVNNAGTLGASPLPALADYPLDELRAAFEANVVAPVALAQALLPSLRRHGGAILNITSDAATAAYTGWGGYGAVKAALEQASNVLAAEENAVRVWWVDPGDLRTRMHQEAFPGEDISDRPRPDEVVPGFLRLIEGRLPSGRYRAPELLPGVPARTEAGAGS from the coding sequence ATGGATTCCCATCGAGCCACCACCCGAACCGGCCGCCCGAGCCCCTCGGACCCGTCGGACCGCCCGCGGACCGCGATCGTCACCGGCGCGTCCTGCGGGCTCGGCCACGCGCTGGCCACCGGGCTGGCCGCGGTCGGCCACCCGCTCGTCATCGACGCCCGCGACGGGGCCGAACTGGAGACGGCGCGGGCCGCCATCCAGGACGCGGGCGCCGGTATCCGCGTGATCGCCGTCCGCGGCGACGTCCGCGACCCGGCCCACCGGGACGCTCTGGTCCAGGCGGCGGACCAGCTCGGCGGGGCCTGTCTGCTGGTCAACAACGCCGGGACGCTGGGCGCCAGCCCGCTTCCGGCACTGGCCGACTACCCGCTGGACGAGCTGCGGGCCGCGTTCGAGGCCAACGTGGTCGCGCCGGTCGCGCTGGCCCAGGCCCTGCTGCCGTCGCTGCGACGCCACGGCGGGGCGATCCTCAACATCACCTCCGACGCGGCCACCGCGGCCTACACCGGCTGGGGCGGCTACGGCGCGGTCAAGGCCGCGCTGGAGCAGGCGTCGAACGTGCTGGCCGCCGAGGAGAATGCGGTCCGCGTGTGGTGGGTCGATCCCGGCGACCTGCGCACCCGCATGCACCAGGAGGCGTTCCCGGGCGAGGACATCTCCGACCGGCCGCGACCCGACGAGGTTGTGCCCGGTTTCCTGCGGCTGATCGAAGGCCGCCTGCCCAGCGGGCGCTACCGCGCCCCGGAACTACTGCCCGGTGTCCCGGCCCGGACCGAAGCCGGCGCCGGCTCCTAG
- a CDS encoding GAF domain-containing sensor histidine kinase gives MTAEPAPQADGTRGLPADDTRGLPADGTRGLDELYRVSQVVLSVARQLGVRDVLQVIVRSARSLVGARYAALGVPDRHGSFAEFVVDGVSDRQWRAIGPLPRQHGMLGVLLREAQPERLADIRTDPRFEGGWPAAHPDLSGFLGVPVKDGGEVLAIIFAADKVVPGGTGTEFTARDQELLSLFAAHAAIALTNARLSERSRELSVLEERSRLARDLHDAVSQKLFSLRARARAAAVLAGRDPARAAAEMEAVAQLGAEAHAELRAVIDGLAPPELGEAGLAESLRRYAVLAGRAHGVTVRFRATELPVLEEQQEAALYRVAQEALHNALRHAGAREITMALSRSPRRVVLEVTDDGCGFAPDAPGGLGLASMRGRAEATGGTLAIRSAPGAGTTVRLAVPLRRPPAHRETVRRETVREAGRD, from the coding sequence GTGACCGCAGAACCGGCGCCGCAGGCCGACGGCACCCGGGGGCTCCCGGCCGATGACACCCGGGGGCTCCCGGCCGACGGCACCCGGGGGCTCGACGAGCTCTACCGGGTCAGCCAGGTCGTGCTGTCGGTGGCCCGGCAGCTGGGCGTCCGGGACGTCCTGCAGGTCATCGTGCGGTCGGCCCGCTCCCTGGTCGGCGCGCGCTACGCCGCGCTCGGGGTCCCCGACCGCCACGGGTCGTTCGCCGAGTTCGTGGTGGACGGCGTCTCGGACCGTCAGTGGCGGGCGATCGGGCCGCTGCCCCGCCAGCACGGCATGCTCGGCGTGCTGCTCCGGGAGGCGCAGCCGGAGCGGCTGGCTGACATCCGCACCGACCCGCGCTTCGAAGGCGGCTGGCCCGCCGCCCATCCCGACCTGTCCGGCTTCCTCGGCGTCCCGGTCAAGGACGGGGGCGAGGTGCTGGCCATCATCTTCGCGGCCGACAAGGTGGTGCCGGGCGGGACCGGGACCGAGTTCACCGCCCGCGACCAGGAGCTGCTGTCGCTGTTCGCCGCGCACGCCGCCATCGCCCTGACCAACGCCCGGCTGTCCGAGCGCAGCCGGGAGCTGTCGGTGCTGGAGGAGCGGTCCCGGCTGGCCCGGGACCTGCACGACGCGGTGTCGCAGAAGCTGTTCAGCCTGCGGGCCCGGGCCCGCGCGGCCGCGGTGCTGGCCGGCCGGGACCCGGCCCGGGCCGCGGCCGAGATGGAGGCGGTCGCCCAGCTGGGCGCGGAGGCCCACGCCGAGCTGCGGGCGGTCATCGACGGGCTGGCCCCACCCGAGCTGGGCGAGGCCGGCCTGGCCGAATCGCTGCGCCGGTACGCGGTGCTGGCCGGGCGCGCGCACGGGGTCACGGTCCGGTTCCGCGCCACCGAACTTCCGGTGCTGGAGGAACAGCAGGAGGCGGCGCTCTACCGGGTGGCCCAGGAGGCCCTGCACAACGCGCTCCGGCACGCCGGAGCCCGCGAGATCACCATGGCCCTGTCCCGCAGCCCGCGCCGGGTCGTGCTCGAGGTCACCGACGACGGCTGCGGGTTCGCCCCCGACGCTCCCGGTGGGCTGGGGCTGGCCTCGATGCGGGGCCGGGCCGAGGCGACGGGCGGGACCCTGGCCATCCGCTCCGCCCCGGGTGCGGGCACCACGGTCCGGCTGGCCGTGCCGCTGCGGCGCCCGCCCGCCCATCGGGAGACGGTCCGCCGGGAGACGGTCCGGGAGGCGGGCCGTGACTGA
- a CDS encoding response regulator transcription factor, whose amino-acid sequence MTDQLTVLIVDDHPVVRQGLRVLLEVHDGIAVTGEAADGPAALELAAELDPDVILLDLKLPGLDGIGVLAELRARGIGARVLVLTSGNDPAQVGRAVQAGASGFLYKDVDPDALIRAIRAVNDGNLLLAPGAAGRLVPGLVTAGGWGPGGPPGRGGLAALTVREREVLEEIARGRSNREIARELHVSEKTVKTHVSSVLAKLGVQDRTQAALYAVRHADGGDGAR is encoded by the coding sequence GTGACTGACCAGCTGACCGTGCTGATCGTCGACGACCACCCGGTCGTCCGGCAGGGCCTGCGGGTGCTGCTCGAGGTCCACGACGGGATCGCAGTGACCGGGGAGGCCGCCGACGGCCCGGCGGCGCTGGAACTAGCCGCCGAGCTGGACCCGGACGTGATCCTGCTCGACCTGAAGCTGCCCGGCCTGGACGGCATCGGGGTGCTGGCCGAACTGCGGGCCCGCGGCATCGGGGCCCGGGTCCTCGTTTTGACCAGCGGCAACGACCCAGCTCAGGTCGGCCGGGCGGTCCAGGCCGGGGCGTCCGGCTTCCTGTACAAAGACGTGGACCCGGACGCGCTGATCCGGGCCATCCGCGCCGTCAACGACGGCAACCTGCTGCTGGCCCCGGGCGCGGCCGGCCGCCTGGTCCCGGGCCTGGTCACGGCGGGTGGCTGGGGCCCGGGCGGGCCACCGGGGCGGGGCGGGCTCGCCGCGCTCACCGTCCGGGAGCGGGAGGTGCTGGAGGAGATCGCCCGTGGCCGTTCCAACCGGGAGATCGCCCGCGAGCTTCACGTGTCCGAGAAGACGGTGAAGACCCACGTCAGCTCGGTGCTGGCCAAGCTCGGGGTGCAGGACCGGACCCAGGCGGCGCTCTACGCGGTCCGGCACGCCGACGGCGGCGACGGCGCTAGGTAG
- a CDS encoding class F sortase has protein sequence MSSGRHRRDSAPDEQPWPDRERPERDRSAWLEPIRYDLPPRYEDEQPPRRAADETSIDLTRPAADETSFDLPAWDDQSRPDQGQPEQPPRRWAPDETSVDLPQQAMDETSLNLPSPAADETSVDLHRQTAHDTSVDLPRQSADETSFDLPAWSGSDQDLPQLPPRRPTVDETVVDLPAWDERPPQARVRAGQTGRPARNGPPNRSGNRAGDRPAGRKNRSRGALRMMIAAAVVAVIGVGVSVYGLTTKTTVAGAQYTPPSVGNSVPNAKPDPAALALSRSTPVKIQIPSIGVSAPIEQVGLLTNGEVQTPPLTVHNLTGWYKYGPTPGEDGASVILGHVDDYKGLSVFYYLKDLAKGDQIGVTLSDGITANFVVDGLQKASKDNFPTQEVYGKIGYPGLRLITCGGVFDSATGHYDSNIIVYAHLVHSATT, from the coding sequence TCGGCCTGGCTGGAGCCGATCCGGTACGACCTGCCGCCCCGATACGAGGATGAGCAGCCCCCGCGGCGGGCCGCGGACGAGACGTCCATCGACCTGACCCGGCCGGCCGCCGACGAGACTTCGTTCGACCTGCCCGCCTGGGACGACCAGAGCCGGCCCGACCAGGGCCAGCCGGAGCAGCCCCCCCGGCGCTGGGCTCCGGACGAGACGTCCGTGGATCTCCCCCAGCAGGCCATGGACGAGACCTCGCTGAACCTGCCCAGCCCGGCCGCGGATGAGACCTCGGTCGATCTGCACCGGCAGACCGCGCACGATACTTCGGTGGACCTGCCCCGGCAGAGCGCCGACGAGACCTCCTTCGACCTGCCCGCCTGGAGCGGCAGCGACCAGGACCTTCCCCAACTTCCCCCGCGCCGGCCCACCGTGGACGAGACGGTCGTGGACCTGCCGGCCTGGGACGAGCGGCCCCCGCAGGCCCGGGTCCGGGCCGGGCAAACTGGCCGCCCGGCCCGGAACGGCCCGCCCAACCGCTCCGGCAACCGCGCCGGTGACCGGCCCGCGGGCCGGAAGAACCGCAGCCGGGGGGCCCTGCGCATGATGATCGCGGCCGCGGTGGTGGCGGTGATCGGCGTGGGTGTCTCGGTCTACGGCCTGACCACCAAGACCACGGTGGCCGGGGCCCAGTACACCCCGCCCTCAGTGGGCAATTCCGTGCCCAACGCCAAGCCCGACCCGGCCGCGCTGGCCCTGAGCCGGTCCACCCCGGTGAAGATCCAGATCCCCTCCATCGGGGTGTCGGCCCCGATCGAGCAGGTCGGCCTGCTCACCAACGGCGAGGTGCAGACACCCCCGCTGACCGTGCACAACCTCACCGGCTGGTACAAGTACGGGCCGACCCCCGGTGAGGACGGCGCCTCGGTCATCCTCGGCCACGTGGACGACTACAAGGGACTGTCGGTCTTCTACTACCTGAAGGACCTGGCCAAGGGCGACCAGATCGGTGTGACCCTGTCCGACGGGATCACGGCCAACTTTGTGGTCGACGGCCTGCAGAAGGCGTCCAAGGACAACTTCCCGACCCAGGAGGTGTACGGCAAGATCGGGTACCCCGGGCTGCGCCTGATCACCTGCGGCGGGGTGTTCGACAGCGCCACCGGGCACTACGACAGCAACATCATCGTCTACGCCCACCTGGTCCACAGCGCCACCACGTAG